In Gossypium raimondii isolate GPD5lz chromosome 12, ASM2569854v1, whole genome shotgun sequence, a single window of DNA contains:
- the LOC105765585 gene encoding uncharacterized protein LOC105765585 isoform X2, whose translation MHAFRYIAENYSKIHDIERELANLTMEMKLTAGPKKAALEHMRKKIEMSTERIRIAKENEEQARKAWESASKALHDEEAIKQKLCEDLNNLVQESSNSQFARLEELKRRLEALNPSKKSTFSDHDMKAIGLTQHAATIGVSSVPQTTESGSTVSTTVPHQGNGGNVQVMNGQNQLATNDGEVKGKKKNTFQGRGKGIGAVPKSRGSAAPGWTGAGFDVDART comes from the exons ATGCATGCTTTCAGATATATAGCcgaaaattattctaaaattcatgatattgaaaGAGAACTAGCAAATCTTACCATGGAGATGAAACTCACTGCTGGGCCGAAAAAAGCAG CCCTCGAACATatgagaaagaaaattgaaatgtCAACTGAGAGAATACGCATTGCCAAGGAGAATGAAGAACAAGCACGGAAG GCTTGGGAATCAGCATCAAAGGCTCTGCATGATGAGGAAGCAATTAAGCAGAAGCTATGTGAGGACTTGAACAATCTG GTTCAAGAAAGCAGTAACTCTCAATTTGCTCGGCTTGAGGAGTTGAAAAGGCGATTGGAAGCTCTGAACCCAAGTAAAAAATCCACTTTTTCTGATCAT GACATGAAAGCAATTGGATTGACACAACACGCTGCAACCATAGGCGTGTCCTCAGTTCCACAAACAACAGAATCGGGCTCTACTGTTTCCACAACGGTACCTCATCAAGGCAATGGTGGGAATGTTCAAGTTATGAATGGGCAGAATCAACTTGCTACTAATGATGGAGAAgtaaaaggaaagaagaaaaacactTTTCAAGGAAGAGGAAAGGGGATTGGTGCGGTGCCCAAGAGTCGAGGATCTGCAGCACCTGGTTGGACAGGAGCTGGGTTTGATGTGGATGCTAGAACTTAG
- the LOC105765583 gene encoding peroxidase 66: MAGFSPRKLSFSIIFLGLMTVLRSQAALDVHYYDRACPEAEKIIRYTILNASMHDAKVPARILRMFFHDCFIRGCDASVLLDSTPQNQAEKDGPPNISLRAFYVIDDAKTKLESACPKTVSCADIVAIAARDVVAMSGGPFWNVLKGRKDGRISKASETINLPAPTFNVSTLIQSFTKRGLGVKDLVALSGGHTLGFSHCSSFQARLHNFSSVHDIDPTMNPEFAETLKKKCPKPNKNGNAGQFLDSTASTFDNNYYKQLLAGKGVFGSDQALYGDYRTKWIVESFANDQSLFFKEFATSMVKLGNVGVMENGEVRLNCRVVNLGLEKKRENERE; this comes from the exons ATGGCTGGTTTTTCACCGAGAAAACTCtctttttcgattattttccttGGGCTGATGACGGTTCTACGGTCACAGGCGGCATTAGATGTCCATTATTATGATCGAGCATGTCCTGAAGCTGAGAAAATTATAAGATACACTATATTGAATGCCTCCATGCATGATGCTAAAGTTCCTGCTCGGATTCTTAGGATGTTCTTTCATGACTGTTTCATAAGG GGATGCGATGCATCGGTGTTGTTGGACTCGACTCCGCAAAATCAAGCGGAGAAAGATGGTCCTCCTAATATCTCTCTTCGAGCATTCTATGTGATTGATGACGCGAAAACTAAGCTTGAATCGGCGTGTCCGAAGACGGTCTCTTGTGCTGATATAGTCGCCATTGCAGCAAGAGATGTAGTAGCAATG TCAGGAGGGCCTTTCTGGAACGTACTTAAAGGCAGAAAAGATGGCAGAATCTCCAAGGCTTCCGAAACCATCAACTTACCAGCCCCAACTTTCAACGTTTCAACACTCATTCAAAGCTTCACTAAGCGAGGTTTAGGGGTCAAGGACTTAGTAGCCCTATCCGGAGGTCACACCCTAGGATTCTCACACTGTTCTTCATTCCAAGCTCGGCTCCATAATTTCAGCTCGGTTCATGACATCGACCCTACAATGAACCCTGAATTTGCAGAAACACTGAAGAAGAAATGCCcgaaaccaaataaaaatggCAATGCAGGACAGTTCTTGGACTCCACGGCATCAACTTTcgataataattattacaaacAACTGTTGGCAGGGAAAGGTGTGTTCGGATCCGATCAAGCCCTGTATGGTGATTATAGGACTAAATGGATTGTTGAATCATTTGCTAATGATCAAAGCTTGTTCTTCAAAGAATTTGCCACATCGATGGTGAAGCTTGGGAATGTAGGGGTGATGGAAAATGGAGAAGTGAGATTGAATTGCAGAGTGGTAAATTTAGGGcttgagaaaaagagagagaatgaGAGAGAATAA
- the LOC105765586 gene encoding probable fructokinase-7 isoform X1 produces the protein MIPIKLRIVGGGEDLLGDMNRKSANMDSLVVCFGEFLIDFVPTVGGVSLAEAPAFKKAPGGAPANVAVCVSRLGGSSAFIGKVGDDEFGHMLANILKENYVDNTGMRFDQSARTALAFVTLRADGEREFLFFRHPSADMRLHESELDINLINKAKIFHYGSISLIEEPCRSAQLAAMTIAKKSGSILSYDPNLRLPLWPSAEAAREGIMSIWEQADLIKVSEDEITFLTEGGDPYDDNVVMNKLFHPNLKLLIVTEGSAGCRYYTRAFKGRVPGIKVKAVDTTGAGDAFVGGLLSSLASDLNLFQDEKGLREALAFANACGALTVTGRGAIPALPTKQAVVDALTKYSAS, from the exons ATGATACCGATAAAACTACGAATTGTAGGTGGTGGCGAAGATCTTCTCGGTGATATGAACAGGAAGTCCGCAAATATGGATTCACTAGTTGTTTGCTTTGGTGAATTTTTGATCGACTTTGTACCAACAGTCGGAGGGGTCTCTTTGGCCGAAGCACCTGCTTTCAAGAAGGCTCCCGGTGGCGCTCCGGCTAATGTGGCTGTTTGTGTATCTAGATTAGGAGGATCATCGGCTTTCATAGGCAAG GTAGGGGATGATGAATTTGGGCATATGTTAGctaacattttaaaagaaaactacGTGGACAATACCGGCATGCGATTTGATCAAAGTGCAAGAACGGCATTGGCATTTGTTACGCTCAGAGCTGATGGTGAACGGGAATTCTTGTTTTTCCGTCATCCAAGTGCTGATATGCGTCTTCATGAATCAGAGCTCGATATAAACCTCATTAAcaag GCGAAGATATTTCATTATGGTTCGATTAGTTTGATTGAAGAACCATGCAGGTCAGCTCAACTTGCAGCAATGACCATCGCCAAGAAATCTGGCAGTATCCTCTCTTATGATCCGAATTTAAGATTGCCACTGTGGCCATCGGCAGAAGCTGCTCGGGAAGGCATAATGAGCATATGGGAACAAGCAGACCTTATCAAG GTAAGCGAGGACGAGATTACATTCTTAACCGAAGGCGGTGACCCTTATGATGATAATGTGGTGATGAACAAGCTTTTTCATCCTAATCTTAAGCTTTTGATCGTAACCGAGGGGTCAGCTGGTTGTAGATATTACACCAGG GCTTTCAAGGGAAGGGTTCCCGGGATTAAAGTTAAAGCTGTTGACACTACGGGTGCTGGTGATGCTTTCGTTGGCGGCTTACTAAGCAGCCTAGCTTCCGATTTAAATCTATTTCAG GACGAGAAGGGATTAAGAGAAGCCTTGGCATTTGCAAATGCTTGCGGAGCGTTGACGGTAACGGGGAGAGGGGCAATTCCGGCACTTCCGACAAAACAGGCAGTTGTTGATGCCTTGACCAAATATAGTGCATCATAG
- the LOC105765586 gene encoding probable fructokinase-7 isoform X2 translates to MAGNLTTGGGEDLLGDMNRKSANMDSLVVCFGEFLIDFVPTVGGVSLAEAPAFKKAPGGAPANVAVCVSRLGGSSAFIGKVGDDEFGHMLANILKENYVDNTGMRFDQSARTALAFVTLRADGEREFLFFRHPSADMRLHESELDINLINKAKIFHYGSISLIEEPCRSAQLAAMTIAKKSGSILSYDPNLRLPLWPSAEAAREGIMSIWEQADLIKVSEDEITFLTEGGDPYDDNVVMNKLFHPNLKLLIVTEGSAGCRYYTRAFKGRVPGIKVKAVDTTGAGDAFVGGLLSSLASDLNLFQDEKGLREALAFANACGALTVTGRGAIPALPTKQAVVDALTKYSAS, encoded by the exons atggctgGGAATTTAACTACAG GTGGTGGCGAAGATCTTCTCGGTGATATGAACAGGAAGTCCGCAAATATGGATTCACTAGTTGTTTGCTTTGGTGAATTTTTGATCGACTTTGTACCAACAGTCGGAGGGGTCTCTTTGGCCGAAGCACCTGCTTTCAAGAAGGCTCCCGGTGGCGCTCCGGCTAATGTGGCTGTTTGTGTATCTAGATTAGGAGGATCATCGGCTTTCATAGGCAAG GTAGGGGATGATGAATTTGGGCATATGTTAGctaacattttaaaagaaaactacGTGGACAATACCGGCATGCGATTTGATCAAAGTGCAAGAACGGCATTGGCATTTGTTACGCTCAGAGCTGATGGTGAACGGGAATTCTTGTTTTTCCGTCATCCAAGTGCTGATATGCGTCTTCATGAATCAGAGCTCGATATAAACCTCATTAAcaag GCGAAGATATTTCATTATGGTTCGATTAGTTTGATTGAAGAACCATGCAGGTCAGCTCAACTTGCAGCAATGACCATCGCCAAGAAATCTGGCAGTATCCTCTCTTATGATCCGAATTTAAGATTGCCACTGTGGCCATCGGCAGAAGCTGCTCGGGAAGGCATAATGAGCATATGGGAACAAGCAGACCTTATCAAG GTAAGCGAGGACGAGATTACATTCTTAACCGAAGGCGGTGACCCTTATGATGATAATGTGGTGATGAACAAGCTTTTTCATCCTAATCTTAAGCTTTTGATCGTAACCGAGGGGTCAGCTGGTTGTAGATATTACACCAGG GCTTTCAAGGGAAGGGTTCCCGGGATTAAAGTTAAAGCTGTTGACACTACGGGTGCTGGTGATGCTTTCGTTGGCGGCTTACTAAGCAGCCTAGCTTCCGATTTAAATCTATTTCAG GACGAGAAGGGATTAAGAGAAGCCTTGGCATTTGCAAATGCTTGCGGAGCGTTGACGGTAACGGGGAGAGGGGCAATTCCGGCACTTCCGACAAAACAGGCAGTTGTTGATGCCTTGACCAAATATAGTGCATCATAG
- the LOC105765587 gene encoding phosphoglucomutase, chloroplastic: protein MASCCNSLRLEVFFSSAFKSSKRSSNAIPIPSSSFSHLGNHRFALQSISFSVPRSPSFTIKASSSSSSPSTTIAEPEGIKITSVPTKPIEGQKTGTSGLRKKVKVFMEENYLSNWIQSLFNSLPPEDYKNGVLVLGGDGRYFNREASQIIIKIAAGNGVGKILVGREGIMSTPAVSAVIRKRKANGGFIMSASHNPGGPEYDWGIKFNYNSGQPAPESITDKIYGNTLSISEIKMAEIPDVDLSRLGVTKYGNFTVEVIDPVSDYLELMESVFDFQMIKNLLSRSDFSFAFDAMHAVTGAYAKPIFVDKLGARPDSISNGVPLEDFGHGHPDPNLTYAKDLVDTMYSENGPDFGAASDGDGDRNMILGKKFFVTPSDSVAIIAANAQAGIPYFRGGPKGLARSMPTSGALDRVAEKLGLTFFEVPTGWKFFGNLMDAGKLSICGEESFGTGSDHIREKDGIWAVLAWLSIIAYRNKDKKPGEKLVSISDVVKEHWATYGRNFFSRYDYEECESEGANKMIEYLRELISKSKAGEKYGNYVLQFADDFSYTDPVDGSVASKQGVRFVFTDGSRIIFRLSGTGSAGATVRIYIEQFEPDASKHDMDAQVALKPLIDLALSVSKLKDFTGREKPTVIT, encoded by the exons ATGGCTTCTTGTTGCAATTCTTTGAGACTCGAAGTTTTCTTCTCTTCTGCTTTTAAATCATCTAAACGATCATCCAATGCCATTCCCATcccttcctcttctttttctcaCCTCGGTAACCATCGCTTCGCTCTTCAAAGCATTTCCTTTTCAGTACCACGCTCCCCTTCTTTTACCATCAAAGcttcctcctcctcttcttctcCCTCCACCACCATTGCCGAGCCTGAAGGCATCAag ATAACTTCAGTTCCCACTAAACCGATTGAAGGGCAGAAGACCGGGACAAGTGGGCTTcggaaaaag GTTAAGGTTTTTATGGAAGAGAATTACCTTTCTAATTGGATCCAG TCGCTGTTTAATTCATTACCGCCTGAGGATTACAAGAATGGGGTGTTGGTATTAGGAGGCGATGGCCGGTACTTTAACCGCGAAGCTTCACAG ATAATTATCAAAATTGCTGCTGGAAATGGAGTTGGAAAAATCTTGGTTGGCAG GGAAGGTATTATGTCTACACCAGCTGTTTCTGCTGTCATTCGAAAGAGGAAG GCCAATGGTGGATTTATTATGAGTGCAAGCCATAATCCAGGGGGCCCCGAATACGACTGGGGTATCAAG TTTAATTACAACAGTGGCCAACCTGCACCTGAATCCATCACTGACAAGATATATGGGAATACTCTTTCT ATTTCCGAGATTAAAATGGCTGAGATTCCTGATGTTGACCTTTCTCGCCTTGGAGTTACCAAGTATGGAAACTTCACCGTCGAGGTTATAGACCCGGTTTCCGACTATTTGGAATTAATGGAG AGTGTGTTCGATTTCCAGATGATCAAAAATCTTCTCTCAAGATCAGACTTCAG TTTTGCATTTGATGCCATGCATGCTGTTACTGGTGCTTATGCAAAACCCATCTTCGTGGACAAGCTTGGGGCTCGCCCG GATTCTATATCGAATGGAGTGCCTCTTGAGGATTTTGGTCATGGTCATCCCGATCCTAATCTTAC GTATGCAAAGGATTTGGTCGATACCATGTATAGTGAGAATGGACCTGATTTTGGAGCAGCAAGTGATG GAGACGGCGACAGAAACATGATTCTAGGTAAAAAGTTTTTTGTTACCCCTTCGGACTCCGTCGCAATTATTGCTGCGAATGCACAAGCAGGAATACCATATTTCCGTGGTGGCCCTAAG GGTTTAGCTCGATCCATGCCAACTAGTGGTGCTCTCGATAGAGTTGCTGAAAAATTGGGTCTTACCTTTTTTGAG gTTCCTACTGGCTGGAAATTTTTTGGGAATCTTATGGATGCTGGAAAGTTGTCGATTTGTGGGGAAGAAAGTTTTGGTACGGGTTCAGATCACATTCGTGAGAAGGATGGCATATG GGCTGTTTTAGCATGGCTCTCGATTATTGCATATCGAAACAAAGACAAGAAACCAGGGGAGAAATTGGTATCTATCTCTGATGTTGTCAAAGAACACTGGGCAACTTATggaagaaatttcttttctaGATATGATTACGAA GAATGTGAATCTGAAGGTGCCAATAAAATGATCGAATACCTTAGAGAACTAATCTCAAAGAGTAAGGCAGGTGAAAAGTACG GAAATTATGTCCTTCAATTTGCTGATGACTTTTCATATACCGATCCC GTGGATGGAAGTGTGGCCTCAAAGCAGGGTGTTCGATTTGTTTTCACAGATGGTTCAAGGATTATATTCCGCTTATCT GGAACTGGCTCAGCTGGTGCAACGGTTCGAATCTACATCGAGCAATTTGAACCAGATGCTTCTAAACATGACATGGACGCCCAAGTGGCATTAAAACCACTAATAG atttggcaTTGTCTGTATCGAAGCTGAAGGACTTCACAGGCAGGGAGAAACCTACAGTCATCACATAA
- the LOC105765585 gene encoding uncharacterized protein LOC105765585 isoform X1: MTSNPTLLPEIGPDGLAREPSVIAYTEKIIEEERLQLTKYIAENYSKIHDIERELANLTMEMKLTAGPKKAALEHMRKKIEMSTERIRIAKENEEQARKAWESASKALHDEEAIKQKLCEDLNNLVQESSNSQFARLEELKRRLEALNPSKKSTFSDHDMKAIGLTQHAATIGVSSVPQTTESGSTVSTTVPHQGNGGNVQVMNGQNQLATNDGEVKGKKKNTFQGRGKGIGAVPKSRGSAAPGWTGAGFDVDART, from the exons atgaCCTCGAATCCAACACTTTTGCCCGAGATCGGACCCGATGGACTCGCTAGGGAACCTTCTGTCATTGCCTACACTGAGAAG ATAATCGAGGAGGAGCGGCTTCAACTCACGAA ATATATAGCcgaaaattattctaaaattcatgatattgaaaGAGAACTAGCAAATCTTACCATGGAGATGAAACTCACTGCTGGGCCGAAAAAAGCAG CCCTCGAACATatgagaaagaaaattgaaatgtCAACTGAGAGAATACGCATTGCCAAGGAGAATGAAGAACAAGCACGGAAG GCTTGGGAATCAGCATCAAAGGCTCTGCATGATGAGGAAGCAATTAAGCAGAAGCTATGTGAGGACTTGAACAATCTG GTTCAAGAAAGCAGTAACTCTCAATTTGCTCGGCTTGAGGAGTTGAAAAGGCGATTGGAAGCTCTGAACCCAAGTAAAAAATCCACTTTTTCTGATCAT GACATGAAAGCAATTGGATTGACACAACACGCTGCAACCATAGGCGTGTCCTCAGTTCCACAAACAACAGAATCGGGCTCTACTGTTTCCACAACGGTACCTCATCAAGGCAATGGTGGGAATGTTCAAGTTATGAATGGGCAGAATCAACTTGCTACTAATGATGGAGAAgtaaaaggaaagaagaaaaacactTTTCAAGGAAGAGGAAAGGGGATTGGTGCGGTGCCCAAGAGTCGAGGATCTGCAGCACCTGGTTGGACAGGAGCTGGGTTTGATGTGGATGCTAGAACTTAG
- the LOC105765584 gene encoding uncharacterized protein LOC105765584 produces MGRDWPYWATGAKTSTKRPPPAKAETTTTPTGCISAVFQFFDFHHFQFSLNHQTNSGSNSSSSCGCFKQPHSFISPHSNFVPTALKGTEAPRNSLESEDESSTSVSASVSASLTTSTSKEDESLNIPMGIQIKTSGDIRSKVGASNNDTFSEISGSPGTKTPTLVARLMGLDLLPETHSPSFSQPKSSSSHLKGRRRSVDGGDFRGTRSLPETPRLSSARRSDVDYHHRFSLQINKENMSTTEEVMVTRFSKRSEDENKSPGHYARQIMKQVKESVGRKVGMDITNTVRNREQAREELVNQFKYKKISKAMSKLAEDSTSNGNGKHSTTPSCSPRLRFLEPKTKDQNPQPPKPSEISIQPQPIRVLQKPKLQTVAEEQDDQQTQRSTSKCKKVTKLKKPQRTSDIIRNKQEEPFVRPSTANRANIPDKKCKKTPLSNDLLNITVSSLFPVKKDPSPPATKIPQKQVLDATRPKRSNSSQLSSCSSQTYNNKQEATYLHSSRHDNIGDRCNNVTTTTTGEEAEYHEYIARILRRTGLDKHTPLSLASWFSPSHPINPSIFYYLEHFTTNNNKTSQLNLRCNRKLLFHLVDELLTEILNPFFNMKPWVKFVGRERFSNMVGSQLINTLCSKIGRFPRADCRVLEDIDALIDKDLPEMKLRCVMAYEEEGEGIVSEIGNSIIEALVHETAADFEFCFAGFNFQKSRLLELNGAV; encoded by the exons ATGGGAAGAGATTGGCCGTATTGGGCTACCGGAGCTAAAACATCCACCAAAAGACCACCACCAGCGAAAGCTGAAACCACCACCACTCCCACTGGTTGTATAAGTGCTGTCTTCCAGTTCTTTGATTTCCATCATTTCCAGTTCTCTTTAAACCATCAAACAAATAGTGGCAGCAATAGCAGTAGCAGTTGTGGTTGTTTTAAACAACCCCACTCTTTTATTTCTCCCCATAGTAACTTCGTCCCCACTGCACTTAAAG GTACTGAAGCACCAAGGAATAGTTTAGAATCAGAAGATGAAAGTTCAACTTCAGTTTCAGCTTCAGTTTCAGCCTCTTTAACAACATCGACCAGTAAAGAAGATGAAAGTTTAAATATCCCT ATGGgaattcaaattaaaacaaGTGGGGACATAAGGTCAAAAGTTGGAGCTTCAAATAATGACACATTTTCAGAGATTAGCGGCTCACCAGGGACCAAGACACCTACTTTAGTTGCTAGGCTAATGGGTCTTGACCTTTTACCCGAAACTCATTCACCATCTTTTTCACAACCTAAGTCTTCTTCTTCACATTTAAAGGGTCGTAGGAGGTCAGTAGACGGTGGTGATTTTAGGGGTACTCGGTCGTTACCGGAAACTCCGAGATTATCGTCTGCTAGGAGGTCGGATGTGGACTATCACCATCGGTTTTCGCTTCAGATTAATAAAGAGAACATGAGTACGACCGAAGAGGTAATGGTTACTCGGTTCTCGAAAAGGAGCGAAGACGAGAATAAGAGTCCGGGTCATTATGCTCGGCAGATAATGAAACAGGTTAAAGAAAGTGTGGGAAGAAAAGTTGGGATGGATATTACTAATACTGTTCGGAACAGGGAACAAGCTAGAGAAGAGCTTGTTAATCAATTCAAGTACAAGAAGATTTCAAAGGCGATGAGTAAACTAGCCGAGGACTCGACCAGTAATGGCAATGGCAAGCACTCGACGACACCTTCCTGTTCGCCGAGGCTTAGGTTCTTGGAACCTAAAACCAAAGATCAAAACCCTCAACCTCCAAAACCATCAGAGATTAGTATACAGCCACAGCCGATCAGGGTTTTACAAAAGCCCAAGTTGCAGACAGTTGCAGAGGAACAAGATGACCAACAGACACAGAGAAGCACAAGCAAATGCAAGAAAGTGACAAAGCTGAAAAAGCCACAACGAACATCGGACATAATCCGAAACAAGCAAGAAGAGCCCTTCGTTCGTCCTTCAACAGCCAACAGAGCTAACATTCCAGACAAGAAATGTAAGAAAACACCATTATCAAATGATCTCCTCAACATTACAGTCTCTTCCCTTTTTCCAGTAAAAAAAGACCCGTCACCTCCAGCTACTAAAATCCCTCAAAAACAG GTCTTAGATGCTACAAGACCAAAACGTAGTAATAGCTCACAGTTATCTAGTTGTTCGAGCCAAACGTACAACAACAAACAAGAAGCGACGTACCTACACAGTTCCCGACACGACAACATCGGCGACAGATGTAACAATGTTACTACTACCACCACCGGTGAAGAAGCAGAATATCATGAGTACATTGCAAGAATACTAAGACGTACTGGGTTAGATAAACATACCCCACTGTCCTTAGCTTCTTGGTTTTCTCCTTCTCATCCTATTAACCCTTCCATTTTTTACTACCTCGAACATTTCaccactaataataataaaaccagTCAACTGAACCTACGATGCAATAGAAAATTACTGTTCCATCTAGTCGATGAACTtttgactgaaattttaaacCCTTTCTTCAATATGAAACCttgggttaaatttgttggacGTGAACGTTTTAGTAATATGGTCGGGTCTCAGTTAATAAACACATTGTGTTCGAAGATTGGTCGGTTTCCTCGAGCTGATTGTCGTGTGCTTGAAGACATTGATGCATTAATCGACAAAGATTTGCCGGAGATGAAACTCCGGTGTGTGATGGCGTATGAAGAAGAAGGGGAAGGGATTGTGTCGGAGATCGGAAACAGCATAATAGAGGCGTTGGTACATGAAACGGCAGCAGATTTCGAATTTTGTTTTGCtggtttcaattttcaaaagtCTCGTCTTTTAGAactaaacggtgccgtttag